One genomic segment of Huiozyma naganishii CBS 8797 chromosome 8, complete genome includes these proteins:
- the RBP95 gene encoding RNA-binding ribosome assembly factor RBP95 (similar to Saccharomyces cerevisiae YCR016W; ancestral locus Anc_1.431), producing MNQVFVSTRSSSDIFFPYETENFSNFKSPQYMVQSMSIDSSLTETVQHQDTPSPMSSEHIPAWKRIVLKEKQKDAKDSVFANDDPFNVTTHLASGSLSRKEKRKIIKGGNEPSKKKVKGAKAAKREQKREKLPREVRETKKSKVLKDQLRYLIEFYKFKVDKQLPQELYELESVSSNYSKEEEVDVDESNAVVDVWKFSKQKQNWVIRHFFSVDEIPTQYNVLLIAYLKDLSPKSRDDLIQKCRLQVNAWNTYTKEQRESINAFVAREAKDDAGEAGEDSAKSSSSEADDQKKQTAQDSTQTDHKEKKVEKSEEQAVPNKDVVSRCFMLLQEFLEKHELDELALIDLTS from the coding sequence ATGAACCAGGTATTCGTTTCCACTCGCTCTTCGTCagacattttttttccctatgaaactgaaaatttttcgaACTTTAAATCACCACAATATATGGTACAGTCGATGAGCATCGATTCTTCGTTGAcggaaactgttcaacaccAAGATACACCGTCACCCATGTCATCGGAACATATCCCAGCCTGGAAGAGGATTGTTCtaaaggaaaaacagaAGGATGCAAAGGACAGTGTTTTTGCCAATGACGATCCATTCAATGTCACTACACACTTGGCCTCTGGGTCATTATCCAGaaaggagaagaggaaaataaTCAAAGGTGGTAATGAGCCCagcaaaaagaaagtcAAGGGTGCGAAAGCTGCCAAGAGAGaacagaaaagagaaaagcTACCTAGGGAAGTAAGAGAAACGAAAAAGAgtaaagttttgaaagatcAACTCCGGTATCTTATAGAATTTTACAAGTTCAAAGTTGATAAACAATTACCGCAAGAACTTTATGAATTAGAGTCTGTGAGCTCAAATTATTCTaaggaagaagaggtaGATGTAGACGAAAGCAATGCCGTTGTTGATGTCTGGAAGTTTTCTAAGCAAAAGCAGAACTGGGTGATCAGACATTTCTTTAGTGTTGATGAAATTCCTACCCAATACAACGTTTTGCTTATTGCCTACTTAAAAGATCTCTCTCCAAAGTCCAGAGATGATTTGATACAGAAATGCCGCTTGCAAGTGAACGCGTGGAATACCTACACCAAAGAGCAGAGGGAAAGTATAAATGCTTTTGTTGCAAGAGAAGCTAAAGACGATGCGGGAGAAGCTGGTGAAGACTCGGCGAAGAGCAGTAGTTCAGAAGCTGACGAtcagaagaaacaaaccGCGCAAGATTCGACTCAAACTGATCATAAGGAGAAAAAGGTTGAGAAATCTGAAGAGCAAGCGGTTCCTAACAAAGACGTTGTTTCTAGGTGTTTTATGCTATTGCAAgagtttttggaaaagcATGAA
- the CTO1 gene encoding Cto1p (similar to Saccharomyces cerevisiae YCR015C; ancestral locus Anc_1.430), which produces MRRVLISDFDETITEEDTIKVLGRLPYKLDPDFEPKWEHFSDNYMEGWSRFSVESPQRELPLAQLTHGGITIGNYKRILKSEFDYQHFNRKIELNSTNELTKCNVFQGITLEQMEHFARSCLLDGTVRIRRGFQELLTTKFDRENFYILSVNWSKEFIGFCVGEDKIDPANISCNTLKLVNGTYDGAFTNTVVTGSDKVVTLERLLQPEGKTLFNDDDIWYVGDSETDILSILHPLVNGVLLLDPSENAKKFTKITGAVLGINEGLLQDYMTNPNTEAVELTQFKKELGKKVYLVKSWEALDKLIV; this is translated from the coding sequence ATGAGAAGAGTACTTATATCAgattttgatgaaactATCACGGAAGAGGACACTATCAAAGTGTTAGGGCGTTTGCCATATAAACTTGACCCTGACTTTGAGCCTAAATGGGAGCATTTTTCAGACAATTACATGGAGGGTTGGTCACGTTTTAGTGTAGAATCACCACAAAGAGAACTACCGCTAGCTCAATTGACGCATGGGGGTATCACAATAGGAAATTATAAGCGGATCCTAAAATCAGAATTCGACTATCAACATTTCAACAGGAAAATCGAGCTGAACAGTACCAATGAATTAACTAAATGTAACGTTTTCCAAGGAATCACGCTAGAACAGATGGAACATTTTGCCAGATCATGTTTGCTTGACGGGACAGTTCGTATTCGAAGGGGTTTCCAGGAGCTGTTAACTACAAAATTTGACCGGGAAAACTTCTACATTTTGTCTGTTAACTGGTCCAAGGAATTTATTGGCTTCTGTGTCGGGGAGGACAAAATAGATCCGGCTAACATATCCTGTAACACACTGAAACTAGTAAATGGTACCTATGATGGCGCCTTTACTAACACAGTAGTTACTGGTTCCGATAAAGTGGTCACTTTAGAACGTCTATTGCAGCCAGAGGGTAAAACATTATTTAATGACGACGATATTTGGTATGTTGGCGACAGTGAAACAGATATTCTTTCAATCTTACACCCTCTTGTTAACGGGGTGCTTCTGCTTGACCCGAGTGAAAATGCCAAGAAATTTACTAAAATAACAGGCGCAGTTTTAGGTATCAACGAGGGCTTATTGCAGGACTATATGACCAACCCTAACACAGAGGCTGTTGAATTGACAcaattcaaaaaagaactGGGGAAGAAAGTATACTTAGTGAAGTCATGGGAGGCGTTAGACAAGCTTATAGTATAA
- the KNAG0H01820 gene encoding uncharacterized protein (similar to Saccharomyces cerevisiae PGK1 (YCR012W); ancestral locus Anc_1.428), translating to MSLSSKLSVTDLDLKGNRVFIRVDFNVPLDGKKITSNQRIVAALPTIKYVLERQPKYIVLASHLGRPNGERNDKYSLAPVAAELEKLLGKKVQFLSDCVGPEVNSAVKAAAPGSVILLENLRYHIEEEGSRKVDGQKVKASKEDIEKFRHQLSSLADVYINDAFGTAHRAHSSMVGFDLPQRAAGFLLEKELKYFGKALENPTRPFLAILGGAKVADKIQLIDNLLDKVDSLIIGGGMAFTFKKVIEGTEIGDSIFDKAGAEIVPKLVEKAKAKNVEIVLPVDFIIADAFSADANTKVVTAQQGIPAGWQGLDSGPESRKLFSATVAKAKTIVWNGPPGVFEFDKFAAGTKSLLDDVVKSCAAGNTVIIGGGDTATVAKKYGATEKISHVSTGGGASLELLEGRELPGVAFLSEKK from the coding sequence ATGTCCCTAAGTTCCAAACTAAGCGTTACCGATCTAGATTTGAAGGGGAACCGTGTCTTCATTAGAGTGGACTTCAACGTCCCCCTGGACGGTAAGAAGATCACTTCAAACCAAAGAATTGTCGCCGCGTTGCCAACCATCAAGTACGTTTTGGAAAGGCAACCAAAATATATTGTATTGGCATCTCATTTGGGTAGACCAAACGGTGAAAGGAATGACAAATACTCTTTGGCTCCAGTGGCCGCtgaattggaaaaactTTTAGGTAAGAAGGTCCAATTCTTGAGTGATTGTGTGGGTCCAGAGGTCAATTCCGCGGTCAAGGCTGCTGCTCCAGGGTCTGTCATCTTGTTGGAAAACTTGAGATACCACATTGAGGAAGAGGGGTCCAGAAAGGTTGACGGTCAAAAAGTAAAGGCCTCTAAGGAGGACATTGAAAAGTTCAGACACCAGTTGTCCTCATTGGCCGATGTGTACATCAACGATGCCTTCGGGACCGCTCACAGAGCTCACTCTTCCATGGTCGGTTTCGATTTACCACAGAGAGCAGCAGGTTTCCTATTGGAAAAGGAATTGAAGTATTTCGGTAAAGCCCTGGAGAACCCAACTAGACCCTTTTTGGCCATCTTGGGTGGTGCTAAAGTTGCTGATAAGATTCAATTGATCGATAACTTGCTGGACAAGGTCGACTCGTTGATCATCGGTGGTGGTATGGccttcactttcaagaaagtCATCGAAGGGACGGAAATTGGTGATTCCATTTTTGACAAGGCCGGTGCTGAGATTGTCCCCAAATTGGTCGAAAAGGCTAAAGCTAAGAACGTCGAAATCGTGTTACCAGTCGACTTCATCATTGCTGACGCATTCTCAGCTGACGCCAACACAAAGGTCGTCACCGCGCAGCAAGGTATCCCCGCAGGCTGGCAAGGTTTGGACAGTGGTCCAGAGTCTAGAAAGCTCTTCTCAGCCACTGTCGCGAAGGCCAAAACCATCGTCTGGAATGGGCCTCCAGGTGTGTTCGAATTTGACAAGTTTGCAGCAGGTACCAAGAGCCTGCTGGATGACGTTGTGAAATCGTGTGCCGCGGGTAACACAGTTATCATCGGTGGTGGGGACACTGCCACTGTTGCGAAGAAGTACGGCGCCACAGAGAAGATCTCGCATGTCTCCactggtggtggtgcaTCTTTGGAACTGCTGGAAGGTAGGGAGTTGCCCGGTGTTGCCTTCCTATcggaaaagaaataa
- the KNAG0H01830 gene encoding acetate uptake transporter family protein has translation MEIYIWKGQKERRSIEIIGVPRMDLPPLGPRTYEIFPLVGDACNYFSLIAPTSRYIPTGTPPPAWFISSDSCSKYFIYKRTTKGILVFVDHTLWVPFALHVSLEHQQYNNLISMSDKEIESVNSHTHHDDPATLFEETHRKGSGPLEEDPDAPESIQRIYTGGANNEYIYIGRQKFLREDLVDAFGGTLNPGLAPVTSHKFGNPAPLGLSGFALTTFILSMFNARAQGVVIPNVVVGAAMFYGGLVQLIAGIWEIALENTFGGTALCSYGGFWLSFGAIYIPWFGILDAYKEKESDLGNALGFYLLGWAIFTFGLSLCTMKSTVMFFALFFLLAITFLLLSISEFTGRFSVKRAGGYSVW, from the coding sequence ATGGAGATATATATTTGGAAAGGACAGAAAGAGAGACGTAGTATCGAAATAATTGGTGTCCCGCGGATGGATCTCCCACCGCTAGGGCCACGCACGTATGAGATTTTTCCCTTAGTGGGCGATGCTTGTAactatttttctttgattgCTCCGACATCTCGGTATATACCAACCGGGACCCCCCCCCCTGCTTGGTTTATATCAAGCGACTCGTGTTCAAAAtactttatatataaaagGACAACTAAAGGGATACTAGTTTTTGTAGATCACACTTTGTGGGTTCCCTTTGCTCTCCATGTTAGCCTCGAGCATCAACAATATAATAATCTTATAAGCATGTCCGATAAAGAGATAGAAAGCGTTAACTCACACACACACCACGATGACCCGGCCACCTTGTTCGAGGAGACTCACAGGAAAGGGTCCGGCCCCTTAGAGGAGGACCCAGATGCTCCAGAATCGATACAGAGGATTTATACAGGTGGTGCAAACAACGAGTACATATACATCGGTAGGCAGAAATTCCTGAGGGAGGACCTGGTGGATGCCTTTGGTGGTACGTTGAATCCAGGTTTGGCACCCGTGACGAGTCACAAGTTCGGTAATCCAGCTCCATTGGGGTTGTCCGGTTTCGCCTTAACGACTTTCATCTTGTCAATGTTCAACGCAAGGGCACAGGGGGTGGTCATTCCAAATGTAGTGGTAGGTGCAGCCATGTTTTACGGTGGGCTGGTACAACTGATCGCAGGTATCTGGGAAATAGCATTGGAAAACACTTTTGGTGGTACAGCATTGTGCTCCTACGGTGGGTTTTGGTTAAGTTTTGGAGCCATATATATACCATGGTTTGGTATCCTGGATGCATacaaggagaaggagagTGACCTGGGGAACGCATTGGGGTTCTACTTGCTAGGTTGGGCCATCTTCACATTTGGATTGAGCTTGTGCACCATGAAATCGACAGTGATGTTCTTCGCgctcttctttttactGGCTATCACTTTCCTACTGCTTTCGATCAGCGAATTTACAGGGAGGTTCAGTGTTAAGAGGGCCGGGGGGTACTCGGTGTGGTAG
- the KNAG0H01840 gene encoding acetate uptake transporter family protein (similar to Saccharomyces cerevisiae ADY2 (YCR010C) and ATO2 (YNR002C); ancestral locus Anc_1.425): METVNKNTDEGGLGDSSSSRTSTSSSSTSTSVVDYGPTLQQTTSSISHLDKIQSVGADDKYVYIGREKYPKDELYEAFEGSLNPGLAPPPSRKFANPAPIGLCGFALTTFVLSMFNVNVRSIHIPNVVVGVAMFYGGLVQLLAGLWEVAVENAFAATALCSYGGFWLSFGAIYIPWFGILDAYKDHPDDLSNSMGIYLLAWAIFTYGLTLFTVKSTMMFFALFFFLGHTFLLLSIGAFAQNEGVTKAGGVVGILTSFIAWYNGFAGLSTDQNSYFTLSSLPLPTARCIYRKKNRHDLSKLVKTHSSME; the protein is encoded by the coding sequence ATGGAAACCGTAAACAAGAACACTGACGAAGGTGGTTTGGGTGATAGTAGTTCGTCGAGAACATCCACCTCCAGTTCATCTACCAGTACTTCTGTGGTTGACTATGGCCCTACGCTACAACAAACGACGTCATCGATATCCCACCTAGACAAGATACAGTCTGTCGGAGCAGATGACAAGTACGTATATATAGGGAGGGAGAAGTACCCGAAGGATGAGTTGTACGAGGCCTTTGAAGGTTCGTTGAATCCAGGGTtggcaccaccaccttcACGTAAATTTGCTAACCCAGCACCAATTGGATTATGTGGGTTTGCACTGACAACTTTTGTGCTCTCCATGTTCAATGTGAATGTGCGTAGCATACATATCCCAAACGTCGTAGTCGGCGTGGCCATGTTTTACGGTGGACTGGTCCAATTGTTGGCGGGCCTGTGGGAGGTCGCCGTTGAAAATGCATTCGCTGCCACGGCACTGTGCTCCTATGGTGGGTTTTGGTTAAGTTTTGGCGCCATATACATACCGTGGTTTGGCATCCTCGATGCATACAAGGACCACCCAGACGATCTGAGTAACTCAATGGGGATATACTTACTGGCGTGGGCAATTTTCACCTACGGGCTGACTCTATTTACCGTGAAGTCCACTATGATGTTTTTCGctctgttctttttcctAGGACATACGTTCCTATTATTGTCCATTGGTGCATTTGCCCAAAACGAGGGTGTGACTAAAGCTGGGGGGGTCGTTGGTATTTTAACTTCTTTCATTGCATGGTACAACGGGTTTGCAGGGTTATCCACGGACCAGAACTCTTACTTTACGTTGAGTTCGTTGCCACTACCAACCGCTCGTTGCATAtacagaaagaagaacagacaCGATTTATCGAAGTTGGTGAAAACGCACAGTTCTATGGAATGA
- the KNAG0H01850 gene encoding uncharacterized protein (similar to Saccharomyces cerevisiae RVS161 (YCR009C); ancestral locus Anc_1.424) produces the protein MSWGGFKKAVNRAGNSVIIKDVDKVNDREFDLQERRFRVLESAGVELQKESRSYLSSLRVMAAAQVTVAESIASLYEGTNYDGVRKQDTTNVANYYLQCVQDFETDVVKRLDEPLSQTVIDPVTKFAMYFTEIDEAIKKRDHKQKDYVACKAKVRKSIDKPLKDTTKLPRLEKELQVAREIYDGLNEQLKVELPQLIALRCPYYDPSFEALIKIQTRFCTEGYSRLSQIQRYIDPKQRDAYSNGVLDGEVGRLLAQMQDLDIYKLGLK, from the coding sequence ATGAGCTGGGGAGGTTTCAAAAAAGCTGTGAACAGGGCAGGCAACAGCGTTATTATTAAGGATGTCGATAAAGTAAACGACCGGGAGTTCGACCTACAGGAGAGAAGGTTCCGCGTGCTGGAGAGTGCAGGGGTAGAACTCCAAAAGGAATCGAGAAGTTACCTAAGTTCACTTCGAGTTATGGCTGCAGCACAAGTTACAGTTGCAGAATCAATAGCTAGTTTATACGAGGGGACAAATTACGACGGTGTCCGCAAACAGGACACGACGAATGTTGCGAATTACTACCTACAATGTGTCCAGGATTTTGAAACGGATGTAGTGAAAAGACTGGATGAGCCTCTTTCTCAGACGGTCATAGACCCTGTTACAAAATTTGCAATGTATTTTACAGAGATCGATGAAGCTATCAAGAAACGGGACCACAAACAGAAGGATTACGTGGCGTGCAAGGCTAAAGTCCGGAAGTCGATTGATAAACCGCTGAAGGATACTACAAAACTCCCCAGACTTGAGAAGGAGCTTCAAGTTGCCAGGGAGATATATGACGGATTAAATGAGCAACTGAAAGTGGAACTGCCGCAGTTGATTGCACTGCGATGCCCATACTACGACCCAAGTTTCGAAGCGTTAATCAAGATACAGACCAGGTTCTGCACGGAGGGGTATTCCCGACTGTCTCAAATTCAACGGTACATCGACCCGAAACAGAGAGACGCGTATTCCAATGGAGTGTTAGATGGGGAAGTCGGACGCCTGTTGGCCCAGATGCAAGACCTGGATATATATAAGCTGGGATTGAAATGA
- the GLC3 gene encoding 1,4-alpha-glucan branching enzyme (similar to Saccharomyces cerevisiae GLC3 (YEL011W); ancestral locus Anc_1.435), whose protein sequence is MFNVPENVKACVEIDPWLKPYAQVLSERRYLADKFYYDITHATADGSEQTLSKFARDAYKSYGLHANPQTKEITYKEWAPNAKNAFLVGDFNNWDKYATQMTGKDEFGNFYLTLPPTDQNEFAIPHDSKLKVMFQLEDNSEIFRIPAWITRATQPSKETKEQFGPAYEGRFWNPPEQYQFRHERPTFNESRDSLRIYEAHIGISSPDPKVTSYKEFTANILPRIQYLGYNCIQLMAIMEHAYYASFGYQVTNFFAASSRFGTPEELKELIDTAHGMGILVLLDVVHSHASKNVEDGLNNFDGSDHQYFHSIASGRGEHPLWDSRLFNYGSFDVQRFLLANLAFYIDVYQFDGFRFDGVTSMLYLHHGVGAGGAFSGDYDEYLSKERSAVDHEALAYLMLANDLVHELLPESAITVAEDVSGYPTLCLPRHTGGAGFDYRLAMALPDMWIKILKEKSDEEWDMANIVYTLTNRRYAEKVVAYAESHDQALVGDKTLAFWLMDAAMYTDMTVLKQSTPVIDRGIALHKMIRLLTHALGGEAYLNFEGNEFGHPEWLDFPNANNGDSYHYARRQFNLVDDNLLRYKFLNDFDRAMQLCERDHQWLNTPQAYVSLKHEVDKVVAFERNGLLFIFNFHPTNSFTDYRIGVDQPGTYRIVLNSDREEYGGHNRIDENVRFHTSDLEWNNRRNFVQVYIPNRTAIILARDQ, encoded by the coding sequence ATGTTTAACGTACCAGAAAATGTTAAGGCGTGTGTTGAAATTGACCCCTGGTTGAAACCGTACGCTCAGGTTCTCTCAGAGAGAAGGTACCTAGCAGATAAATTTTATTACGATATAACGCATGCAACTGCAGACGGGTCAGAACAGACTCTGTCCAAGTTTGCCCGTGATGCGTACAAGTCCTACGGGCTGCATGCAAACCCTCAAACGAAGGAGATCACGTACAAAGAGTGGGCACCCAACGCTAAGAATGCCTTCCTGGTGGGTGATTTCAATAATTGGGATAAGTATGCTACACAGATGACTGGGAAGGATGAGTTCGGCAACTTCTACCTGACTTTACCACCAACTGACCAAAACGAGTTTGCGATTCCTCACGACTCGAAGTTGAAAGTTATGTTCCAATTGGAGGATAACTCGGAGATCTTCAGAATCCCAGCTTGGATTACAAGGGCTACACAGCCTTCAAAGGAGACTAAGGAACAGTTTGGCCCAGCTTACGAGGGGAGGTTCTGGAACCCTCCAGAACAGTACCAATTCCGTCACGAGAGACCCACTTTCAACGAGTCTAGGGACTCACTAAGAATCTACGAGGCCCATATCGGGATCTCGTCTCCTGACCCTAAAGTGACCTCTTACAAAGAATTCACCGCGAATATCTTACCCAGAATTCAGTACTTGGGGTACAACTGTATCCAGTTGATGGCCATCATGGAACATGCCTACTACGCATCCTTCGGGTACCAAGTTACTAACTTCTTCGCGGCCTCCTCGAGGTTCGGGACACCAGAGGAgttgaaagaattgatTGATACGGCCCACGGGATGGGTATTCTCGTTCTCTTGGATGTCGTCCACAGTCACGCCTCCAAGAACGTAGAGGACGGGTTGAACAACTTCGACGGCTCAGACCACCAGTACTTCCATTCCATCGCTTCCGGTAGGGGGGAACACCCACTCTGGGACTCCAGACTGTTCAACTACGGTAGTTTCGACGTGCAAAGATTCCTCCTTGCAAACCTCGCCTTCTACATCGACGTGTACCAGTTCGACGGGTTCAGATTCGACGGTGTCACCTCCATGTTGTACTTGCACCACGGTGTCGGCGCAGGCGGCGCCTTCAGCGGGGACTACGACGAGTACTTGTCCAAGGAAAGATCCGCCGTCGACCACGAGGCCCTAGCGTACCTGATGTTGGCCAACGACCTCGTCCACGAACTGCTCCCAGAATCAGCAATCACAGTAGCAGAGGACGTCTCCGGATATCCAACTTTGTGTCTCCCAAGACACACCGGTGGGGCAGGGTTCGACTACAGACTCGCCATGGCACTACCAGACATGTGGAtcaagattttgaaggagaagtcCGACGAGGAGTGGGACATGGCAAACATCGTCTACACACTCACCAACAGAAGATACGCGGAGAAAGTGGTCGCCTACGCAGAGTCCCATGACCAAGCGCTCGTCGGGGACAAGACCCTCGCCTTTTGGCTCATGGACGCAGCGATGTACACGGACATGACGGTCTTGAAGCAGAGCACCCCGGTCATCGACCGTGGTATCGCGCTGCACAAGATGATCAGGCTGCTCACGCACGCACTTGGAGGAGAGGCGTACTTGAACTTCGAGGGGAACGAGTTCGGTCACCCTGAGTGGCTGGACTTCCCGAACGCCAACAACGGTGACTCGTACCACTACGCGAGAAGACAGTTCAACCTAGTTGACGACAACCTGCTGCGTTACAAGTTCCTGAACGACTTCGACAGAGCCATGCAGTTGTGTGAGAGGGACCACCAGTGGTTGAACACGCCACAGGCTTACGTCTCCTTGAAACACGAGGTCGACAAAGTCGTCGCTTTCGAGAGGAACGGGCTGCTGTTCATCTTCAATTTCCACCCAACAAACAGTTTCACGGATTACAGAATCGGGGTCGACCAACCGGGCACGTACCGTATCGTCTTGAACTCGGACCGCGAGGAGTACGGTGGACATAACAGAATCGACGAAAATGTCAGGTTCCACACAAGCGATTTGGAATGGAACAACAGGAGAAACTTCGTCCAGGTCTACATCCCCAATAGAACCGCGATTATCCTCGCTCGGGATCAGTAG
- the UBC8 gene encoding E2 ubiquitin-conjugating protein UBC8 (similar to Saccharomyces cerevisiae UBC8 (YEL012W); ancestral locus Anc_1.436) — translation MSSNSKRRIETDVMKLLMSDHEVELINDSMQEFHIKFHGPKDTPYENGVWRLHVELPDNYPFKSPSIGFVNKIYHPNIDIASGSICLDVINSTWSPLYDLLNIVEWMIPGLLKEPNGSDPLNNEAATLQLRDKKMYEEKIKEYIDKYATEEKYEAQFGNDDEDEDDGEGEEWGNDDSKNKDVVESDLSDSAEFNSSEELSDINMSDEEDD, via the coding sequence ATGAGTTCAAATTCCAAGAGACGTATCGAGACGGATGTGATGAAACTTCTCATGTCAGACCACGAAGTGGAGCTAATCAACGACAGCATGCAAGAGTTCCATATCAAGTTCCATGGCCCAAAGGATACACCCTACGAGAACGGAGTGTGGCGTCTCCACGTGGAGTTGCCCGATAACTACCCGTTCAAGAGTCCCAGTATTGGGTTTGTGAACAAGATATACCACCCCAACATCGACATCGCATCCGGTTCGATATGTCTGGACGTGATCAACTCTACGTGGTCCCCGCTGTACGATTTGCTGAATATAGTCGAGTGGATGATCCCTGGTCTGTTGAAGGAACCCAACGGGAGCGACCCCTTGAACAACGAGGCCGCGACTCTGCAGCTGAGAGATAAGAAGATgtacgaggagaagataaAGGAGTACATTGACAAGTATGCTACAGAGGAGAAGTACGAGGCACAGTTTGGGaacgatgatgaagatgaggatgatgGCGAGGGAGAAGAGTGGGGCAACGATGACAGCAAGAATAAAGACGTTGTAGAGAGCGACCTCAGCGATAGTGCAGAGTTCAACAGTAGTGAGGAACTCAGCGATATAAATATGAGtgatgaggaagatgacTAG
- the SIW14 gene encoding putative tyrosine protein phosphatase SIW14 (similar to Saccharomyces cerevisiae SIW14 (YNL032W); ancestral locus Anc_2.296), which produces MNSPPHKSRIDRLIEQESDIIRSLQNSDSETLQLDDGGLTSPLGKKLDLFSSDELDETLRYILDKEHGGQEEDVDDKFVSAEHEEKTRRFMEEHGGLLTSEEVIPPENFSHVVGEIYRSSFPRPENFDFLHTRLRLKSILVLIPEEYPQENLDFLEGAKIKLFQVGMSGNKEPFVNLPSNVLTRALEIVLNPENQPILIHCNRGKHRTGCLVGCIRRLQNWSLTMIFDEYRRFAFPKARALDQQFIEMYDDEEIKSVATGNNWLPLNW; this is translated from the coding sequence ATGAATTCTCCTCCACATAAGAGTAGAATTGACCGTCTCATCGAACAAGAGAGTGATATAATACGATCGTTGCAGAACAGCGACAGTGAGACGTTGCAACTTGATGATGGTGGGTTGACTTCCCCACTGGGTAAGAAGTTGGATCTGTTCAGCAGTGATGAGCTAGATGAGACTCTGCGGTACATTCTGGATAAGGAGCATGGCGGgcaagaggaagatgtGGATGACAAGTTTGTGTCTGCCGAACACGAGGAGAAGACAAGACGGTTCATGGAGGAACATGGTGGGTTGCTTACCTCTGAGGAGGTGATACCGCCTGAGAATTTCTCACATGTCGTTGGGGAGATCTACAGGTCGAGTTTCCCTCGGCCTGAAAACTTCGATTTCTTGCACACTCGACTCAGGTTGAAATCGATCCTTGTGTTGATCCCAGAGGAGTACCCACAGGAGAATTTGGATTTCTTAGAGGGTGCAAAGATTAAGTTGTTCCAAGTCGGGATGAGTGGGAACAAAGAACCCTTTGTGAACCTCCCGTCCAATGTGCTGACGCGAGCGTTGGAGATTGTCTTGAACCCAGAGAACCAACCTATTCTCATACATTGTAACAGGGGTAAACACAGGACTGGGTGTCTGGTCGGGTGTATACGAAGGTTACAGAACTGGTCACTGACAATGATCTTCGACGAGTATCGGAGGTTTGCATTCCCAAAGGCAAGAGCTCTAGACCAGCAGTTCATAGAGATGtacgacgatgaggagatAAAGAGCGTGGCCACCGGGAACAACTGGCTACCTTTGAATTGGTAG
- the HHT2 gene encoding histone H3 (similar to Saccharomyces cerevisiae HHT2 (YNL031C); ancestral locus Anc_2.298), which produces MARTKQTARKSTGGKAPRKQLASKAARKSAPSTGGVKKPHRYKPGTVALREIRRFQKSTELLIRKLPFQRLVREIAQDFKTDLRFQSSAIGALQESVEAYLVSLFEDTNLAAIHAKRVTIQKKDIKLARRLRGERS; this is translated from the coding sequence ATGGCCAGAACAAAGCAAACAGCAAGAAAGTCCACTGGTGGTAAGGCACCAAGAAAGCAACTAGCGTCCAAGGCCGCTAGAAAGTCCGCCCCATCGACCGGTGGTGTCAAGAAGCCTCACAGATATAAGCCAGGTACCGTCGCTCTAAGAGAAATCAGAAGATTCCAGAAATCTACTGAACTTTTGATCAGAAAGTTGCCCTTCCAGAGACTGGTCAGGGAAATCGCACAGGATTTCAAGACCGACTTGAGATTCCAATCTTCCGCTATCGGTGCCCTACAAGAATCCGTCGAAGCTTATTTGGTCTCCTTGTTTGAGGACACTAACTTGGCCGCCATCCATGCCAAGCGTGTTACCATccagaagaaggacatcAAGTTGGCTAGAAGATTGAGAGGTGAAAGATCGTAA